The following proteins are co-located in the Eublepharis macularius isolate TG4126 chromosome 5, MPM_Emac_v1.0, whole genome shotgun sequence genome:
- the RGS13 gene encoding regulator of G-protein signaling 13, which produces MSPSICWLCNLFRDGTNGITSKMCLEEVLQWSQSFEKLMATKHGRIIYKSYLKTEYSDENMEFWLACENFRKIASQKKRISVAQKLFQDYIQPQAPREINIDSPTREAIITNIQQPTPSCFDEAQKIVYWHMERDSYPRFLGSEIYQNLIRGLTARRREPSVHIKEKE; this is translated from the exons ATGAGTCCCAGCATCTGTTGGCTTTGTAACTTATTCCGAGATGGCACAAATGGAATCACTTCTAA AATGTGTCTGGAAGAAGTGCTACAGTGGTCTCAGTCTTTTGAAAAGCTGATGGCTACTAAAC ATGGGCGCATAATCTACAAATCCTACCTGAAGACAGAATACAGCGACGAAAACATGGAATTCTGGCTTGCTTGTGAGAACTTCAGAAAGATAGCTTCACAAAAGAAAAGGATTTCAGTGGCACAGAAACTTTTTCAGGACTACATCCAGCCTCAGGCTCCAAGAGAG aTTAATATTGATAGTCCAACAAGAGAAGCTATTATTACAAATATTCAACAACCAACTCCATCCTGCTTTGACGAAGCTCAGAAAATTGTTTACTGGCATATGGAACGGGATTCGTACCCCAGGTTTCTTGGATCAGAAATCTATCAAAACCTTATCCGGGGTCTCACTGCTAGAAGGAGGGAGCCGTCAGTGCATATCAAAGAGAAAGAATGA